A window of Cellulomonas fimi contains these coding sequences:
- a CDS encoding ATP-dependent DNA helicase, with product MSLLSAAQIAALVGQPPPTPEQERVVESPLAPALVVAGAGSGKTETMAARVVWLLANGLVAPEQVLGLTFTRKAAAELAERVRRRLRRLARAAAEDGVVLPGAAVLAGADGDVLGALARPTIATYNAYASSLVGDHALRLGLDPSARLLGEAAQWQLAHEVVEAWTGDVDTDAATSTVVDAVLSLSGALDEHLLTPAEAQAGIAGIVDAITATPHGPGKRTEPYRDVAALLRLLGERSRVLDLVATYRDRKRAADSIDFGDQVALAARLALDVPDVAAGERARFRVVLLDEYQDTSYAQLTLLAALFGDGHPVTAVGDPHQSIYGWRGASAGGLEGFPTTFPVVGPDGDRRPADVHSLSTSWRNDRRILDAANVVAAPLRASTSRVDVPVLAARPGAGDGRVHAHVAETVEDEARAIAEFVKARWRAAAPGVERVTAAVLCRKRSQFPVVQRALRAAGLPVEVVGLGGLLATPEVVDLVAALQAAHDPSRGDALMRLLTGGRTRLGAADLHALGAWSAELAGRAGGGGRAGRDPGVQADVVDERSIVDALDELPRPGWRSVTGRELSDAARARLADLARLLTALRSHTYLAVPELVGEAERLLGLDIEVAARAGVAPGRARANLDAFRDVAVEFARTADHPTLGGFLAWLDAADTRESGLDMPVAEPDPDAVQVITVHAAKGLEWDVVAVAGLVDGVLPATRTRGKDGPKDSAWLTGLGTLPYPLRGDRRDLPAFAYAGAEHHKDLEERRQRFVLDAGAHQVAEERRLAYVALTRARTDLLLSAAWWGDSSGPRALSLFLEELVTAGLVTEDGWMPPPEAGTGNPREDQVLSAVWPADPFAADDGPGRRPAVEAAADLVRAAVVAAVAETPHAADEGESLDRVGTDRPVDAGAVPRSRWEDLADRLLAEQERVRRPDGGVELPAHLSASSLVRLHADPAEFARGLRRPVPREPSPQARRGTRFHAWVEGWYGAASLVDVDALPGADDDSVPVDVDEEALRASFLRTPWADRSPLAIEVDVETTVDGYVLRSRIDAVFPDDERADALFPDDERTDAGRRAVVVVDWKTGAPPTDPEARASRELQLAVYRLAWSRWTGTPLDLVRAAFCYVGTGETVYPQRLLGEDEITTLLRRATDPAASAAPADRRGGADRTWPSNVDRGAANPGGPAARTHGATTGRPVAPPVSGDRPV from the coding sequence GTGAGCCTGCTGTCCGCGGCGCAGATCGCCGCGCTCGTCGGCCAGCCGCCGCCCACCCCCGAGCAGGAGCGGGTGGTCGAGTCGCCGCTCGCGCCCGCGCTCGTCGTCGCCGGGGCCGGGTCCGGCAAGACCGAGACGATGGCGGCGCGCGTCGTCTGGCTGCTCGCGAACGGGCTCGTCGCGCCCGAGCAGGTGCTGGGGCTGACGTTCACGCGCAAGGCCGCCGCCGAGCTCGCCGAGCGGGTGCGTCGACGCCTGCGCCGCCTCGCACGGGCGGCGGCCGAGGACGGCGTGGTCCTGCCCGGCGCCGCGGTCCTGGCGGGGGCGGACGGCGACGTGCTCGGTGCGCTCGCCCGGCCGACGATCGCGACCTACAACGCCTACGCGTCGTCCCTGGTCGGCGACCACGCGCTGCGCCTCGGCCTCGACCCGTCGGCGCGCCTGCTCGGCGAGGCCGCGCAGTGGCAGCTCGCGCACGAGGTCGTCGAGGCGTGGACCGGCGACGTCGACACGGACGCCGCCACCTCGACCGTCGTCGACGCGGTGCTGTCCCTGTCCGGCGCGCTCGACGAGCACCTCCTCACGCCGGCCGAGGCGCAGGCGGGGATCGCCGGGATCGTCGACGCGATCACCGCGACGCCGCACGGGCCGGGCAAGCGCACCGAGCCCTACCGCGACGTCGCCGCCCTCCTCCGCCTGCTCGGCGAGCGGTCGCGCGTGCTCGACCTCGTCGCGACCTACCGCGACCGCAAGCGCGCCGCGGACAGCATCGACTTCGGCGACCAGGTCGCGCTGGCCGCGCGGCTCGCGCTCGACGTGCCGGACGTCGCCGCGGGCGAGCGCGCGCGGTTCCGGGTCGTGCTGCTCGACGAGTACCAGGACACGTCGTACGCGCAGCTCACGCTGCTGGCCGCGCTGTTCGGCGACGGTCACCCGGTGACCGCGGTCGGCGACCCGCACCAGTCGATCTACGGCTGGCGCGGGGCGAGCGCGGGCGGGCTCGAGGGCTTCCCGACGACCTTCCCGGTGGTCGGGCCCGACGGGGACCGGCGTCCCGCCGACGTGCACTCGCTGTCGACGTCGTGGCGCAACGACCGGCGGATCCTCGACGCCGCCAACGTCGTCGCGGCACCGCTGCGCGCGTCGACGTCGCGCGTCGACGTCCCGGTGCTCGCCGCGCGGCCCGGCGCGGGCGACGGCCGCGTGCACGCGCACGTCGCCGAGACCGTCGAGGACGAGGCGCGCGCGATCGCGGAGTTCGTCAAGGCCCGCTGGCGCGCCGCCGCGCCGGGCGTCGAGCGCGTCACGGCCGCCGTGCTGTGCCGCAAGCGCTCACAGTTCCCGGTCGTGCAGCGCGCGCTGCGAGCCGCGGGCCTGCCGGTCGAGGTCGTGGGCCTCGGCGGTCTGCTCGCGACCCCCGAGGTCGTGGACCTCGTCGCCGCGCTGCAGGCCGCGCACGACCCGTCCCGCGGCGACGCGCTCATGCGGCTCCTCACGGGTGGCCGCACGCGGCTCGGTGCGGCGGACCTGCACGCGCTCGGCGCCTGGTCGGCGGAGCTCGCCGGGCGGGCCGGTGGCGGCGGGAGGGCCGGGCGCGACCCGGGGGTGCAGGCGGACGTCGTCGACGAGCGCAGCATCGTCGACGCGCTCGACGAGCTGCCCCGTCCGGGCTGGCGCAGCGTCACCGGGCGTGAGCTGAGCGACGCGGCCCGTGCGCGCCTCGCGGACCTCGCACGGCTCCTCACCGCCCTGCGCTCGCACACGTACCTCGCGGTGCCCGAGCTCGTCGGCGAGGCCGAGCGGCTCCTCGGGCTCGACATCGAGGTCGCCGCGCGCGCGGGCGTCGCGCCCGGCCGCGCCCGCGCCAACCTCGACGCCTTCCGCGACGTCGCCGTCGAGTTCGCGCGCACCGCCGACCACCCGACGCTGGGCGGGTTCCTCGCGTGGCTCGACGCCGCCGACACGCGCGAGAGCGGGCTCGACATGCCGGTCGCCGAGCCCGACCCCGACGCGGTGCAGGTCATCACCGTGCACGCCGCGAAGGGCCTGGAGTGGGACGTGGTCGCGGTCGCCGGGCTCGTCGACGGCGTGCTGCCCGCGACCCGCACCCGCGGCAAGGACGGACCCAAGGACTCGGCGTGGCTCACGGGCCTCGGCACACTCCCCTACCCGCTGCGCGGCGACCGTCGCGACCTGCCCGCGTTCGCGTACGCCGGAGCCGAGCACCACAAGGACCTCGAGGAGCGTCGCCAGCGGTTCGTCCTCGACGCCGGCGCACACCAGGTGGCCGAGGAGCGGCGCCTCGCGTACGTCGCGCTGACGCGCGCCCGCACCGACCTGCTGCTGTCCGCCGCCTGGTGGGGCGACTCGAGCGGCCCGCGCGCGCTGTCGCTCTTCCTCGAGGAGCTCGTCACCGCGGGCCTCGTGACCGAGGACGGCTGGATGCCCCCGCCCGAGGCGGGCACCGGCAACCCGCGCGAGGACCAGGTGCTCAGCGCCGTCTGGCCCGCGGACCCCTTCGCCGCCGACGACGGACCCGGGCGCCGGCCCGCCGTGGAGGCCGCCGCGGACCTCGTCCGGGCGGCGGTCGTGGCGGCGGTGGCCGAGACGCCGCACGCCGCCGACGAGGGGGAGTCGCTGGATCGCGTCGGCACGGACCGCCCCGTCGACGCAGGCGCGGTACCCCGGTCCCGGTGGGAGGACCTGGCCGACCGGCTGCTCGCCGAGCAGGAACGCGTCCGGCGTCCCGACGGCGGCGTCGAGCTGCCCGCGCACCTGTCGGCGTCGTCGCTGGTCCGGTTGCACGCCGACCCCGCCGAGTTCGCACGCGGCCTGCGACGACCCGTGCCGCGCGAACCGTCCCCGCAGGCCCGCCGGGGCACGCGGTTCCACGCGTGGGTCGAGGGCTGGTACGGCGCCGCGTCGCTGGTCGACGTGGACGCGCTGCCCGGCGCCGACGACGACTCGGTGCCCGTCGACGTCGACGAGGAGGCGCTGCGCGCGTCGTTCCTGCGGACCCCCTGGGCGGACCGTTCGCCGCTCGCGATCGAGGTCGACGTCGAGACGACCGTCGACGGGTACGTGCTGCGCTCCCGCATCGACGCCGTGTTCCCCGACGACGAGCGCGCGGACGCCCTGTTCCCCGATGACGAGCGCACCGACGCCGGTCGCCGTGCCGTGGTCGTCGTGGACTGGAAGACGGGCGCACCGCCGACGGACCCCGAGGCGCGGGCCTCGCGCGAGCTCCAGCTCGCCGTCTACCGGCTCGCGTGGTCGCGCTGGACCGGGACCCCGCTCGACCTCGTCCGAGCGGCGTTCTGCTACGTCGGGACCGGCGAGACGGTCTACCCGCAGCGCCTCCTGGGCGAGGACGAGATCACGACCCTGCTGCGCCGCGCCACCGACCCGGCGGCGTCGGCGGCCCCGGCCGACCGACGCGGCGGCGCGGACCGCACGTGGCCCTCGAACGTGGACCGCGGGGCGGCGAACCCGGGCGGGCCGGCCGCACGGACGCACGGCGCGACGACCGGTCGTCCCGTCGCACCACCGGTCTCCGGGGACCGGCCCGTCTGA
- a CDS encoding phosphotransferase, with the protein MPRSPLALAALATVAVPGLDAYDVRRPAQPGTDYDVAVVIDAQRRRWVVRAPSSAAAGAALEAEVDLLEGLAEHATSGALPFAVPRPVGFAHLPEGGRAAVHAEIPGAPLRVDTLRPGPGLAADLGRAIAALHELPTSVVESVGLPVYEATEYRQRRQAEVDEAARTGKVPPALLRRWEEQLEDVAMWRFRPTVVHGDLSADRVLVHDGKVSGVLGWGDAVVADPADDLSWLLVAAPPDAADSVMEAYQLRRTELTDPHLLRRAFLAGELALARWLLFGVRTGDDEVVADAVAMLQDLDEHTRLAEAESSASYA; encoded by the coding sequence GTGCCTCGCTCACCCCTCGCTCTCGCCGCGCTGGCGACGGTCGCCGTCCCCGGCCTCGACGCGTACGACGTGCGACGGCCCGCGCAGCCCGGCACGGACTACGACGTCGCGGTCGTGATCGACGCGCAGCGCCGCCGCTGGGTCGTGCGCGCACCGTCCAGCGCCGCCGCGGGCGCCGCGCTCGAGGCCGAGGTCGACCTGCTGGAAGGGCTCGCCGAGCACGCGACGTCGGGCGCCCTCCCGTTCGCCGTGCCCCGACCCGTCGGGTTCGCGCACCTCCCCGAGGGTGGCCGCGCGGCCGTGCACGCCGAGATCCCGGGCGCGCCGCTGCGCGTCGACACCCTGCGCCCCGGTCCGGGGCTCGCCGCCGACCTCGGGCGGGCGATCGCCGCGCTGCACGAGCTGCCCACGTCCGTCGTCGAGAGCGTCGGCCTGCCCGTCTACGAGGCGACCGAGTACCGCCAGCGCCGCCAGGCGGAGGTCGACGAGGCCGCCCGCACCGGCAAGGTCCCGCCCGCGCTGCTGCGCCGGTGGGAGGAGCAGCTCGAGGACGTCGCGATGTGGCGGTTCCGGCCGACGGTCGTGCACGGCGACCTGTCCGCCGACCGCGTGCTCGTCCACGACGGCAAGGTCAGCGGCGTCCTCGGCTGGGGCGACGCCGTCGTGGCCGACCCGGCCGACGACCTCTCGTGGCTCCTGGTCGCCGCACCGCCCGACGCCGCCGACTCGGTCATGGAGGCGTACCAGCTGCGGCGCACCGAGCTCACCGACCCGCACCTGCTGCGGCGCGCGTTCCTCGCGGGCGAGCTCGCGCTCGCGCGGTGGCTCCTCTTCGGCGTGCGGACCGGTGACGACGAGGTCGTCGCGGACGCCGTCGCGATGCTCCAGGACCTCGACGAGCACACGCGCCTCGCCGAGGCGGAGTCCTCCGCGTCCTACGCCTGA
- the nudC gene encoding NAD(+) diphosphatase — translation MIVDALPLSRAVVDRAAEHRRDGLAEALAAESTRVLLVDDGSVLTDDAFALLLLTPDSARTLVEEGLDAPAGANVPGSTASPDADVDGLWLLLGRDGDGTAYVARRVLGRRPAPATGSASDVLVHAAASDGSDQPPTSPPTPLAAGTRWSSLRVVGATLSARDAGLATAAVALDAWHARHPRCPRCGAATVATQSGWVRTCTVDGSEHYPRTDPAVIMAVVDDADRLLLGHAAAWAAHRWSTLAGFVEAGESLENAVRREVLEETGVVVDTVEYRGSQPWPFPASLMVGFRAHARSTEVAVDGVELESAAWFTREELRDAVASGEVIPPGPSSIARALVEDWFGGTLPAGPEF, via the coding sequence GTGATCGTCGACGCGCTGCCCCTGTCCCGTGCCGTGGTGGACCGGGCGGCGGAGCACCGGCGCGACGGTCTCGCCGAGGCGCTCGCGGCGGAGTCGACGCGCGTCCTGCTCGTCGACGACGGCAGCGTCCTCACCGACGACGCCTTCGCGCTCCTGCTGCTGACGCCGGACTCCGCACGCACGCTCGTCGAGGAAGGTCTCGACGCGCCCGCCGGCGCAAACGTCCCCGGCTCGACGGCGTCACCGGACGCCGACGTCGACGGCCTGTGGCTCCTGCTCGGCCGGGACGGGGACGGCACGGCGTACGTCGCGAGGCGGGTGCTGGGCCGCCGGCCGGCACCCGCGACGGGGTCGGCGTCGGACGTCCTCGTGCACGCCGCCGCGTCCGACGGGTCCGACCAGCCCCCGACGTCGCCCCCGACACCGCTCGCGGCGGGCACCCGGTGGTCGTCCCTGCGGGTCGTCGGCGCGACGCTGTCGGCTCGCGACGCCGGGCTCGCGACCGCGGCGGTCGCGCTCGACGCCTGGCACGCACGGCACCCCCGCTGCCCCCGCTGCGGTGCCGCCACCGTCGCGACGCAGTCGGGGTGGGTGCGCACGTGCACCGTCGACGGGTCGGAGCACTACCCGCGCACGGACCCGGCGGTGATCATGGCGGTCGTCGACGACGCGGACCGGCTGCTGCTGGGGCACGCGGCGGCGTGGGCGGCGCACCGCTGGTCGACGCTCGCGGGGTTCGTCGAGGCCGGCGAGTCGCTGGAGAACGCGGTGCGCCGCGAGGTCCTGGAGGAGACCGGTGTCGTCGTCGACACCGTCGAGTACCGGGGCAGCCAGCCGTGGCCGTTCCCGGCGTCGCTCATGGTGGGGTTCCGGGCGCACGCGCGGTCGACGGAGGTCGCCGTGGACGGCGTCGAGCTCGAGAGCGCGGCGTGGTTCACCCGCGAGGAGCTGCGCGACGCCGTCGCGTCGGGCGAGGTGATCCCGCCGGGGCCGTCGTCGATCGCGCGTGCCCTCGTCGAGGACTGGTTCGGCGGCACGCTGCCGGCCGGGCCCGAGTTCTGA
- a CDS encoding mycoredoxin: protein MTTETLPQAGTVTMYSTTWCGYCHRLKKQLDSAGIGYTEVDVEQDDAAAQYVESVNGGNRTVPTVVFPDGGALTNPSLVQVRERLGS, encoded by the coding sequence ATGACCACCGAGACCCTGCCCCAGGCCGGCACCGTGACGATGTACTCCACCACCTGGTGCGGGTACTGCCACCGGCTGAAGAAGCAGCTCGACTCCGCGGGCATCGGCTACACCGAGGTCGACGTCGAGCAGGACGACGCGGCCGCGCAGTACGTCGAGTCGGTCAACGGCGGCAACCGCACCGTGCCGACGGTCGTGTTCCCCGACGGCGGTGCGCTCACCAACCCGTCGCTGGTCCAGGTCCGCGAGCGCCTCGGGTCCTGA